In the Leptospira barantonii genome, ACTCTCCGAGACGCCCCGGATCGATCCGAATCAGAAGCATTTTTCTTTGATCGTTCAGGGGAGAATTCGGGATCTTCTTTCGAAAAAATCCGGCGCAGGAAACGAATAAAATCGCGCTCAGAACAACGATTATCGAAAGACGGATTGGAAGAGCGGAATACGATTTCATTCTTTTTAAATGATCGGAACTAGTTTGTCCCGATCGGCGCAAGAATCCAGAGATTTTTTAAAATACTTGCTTTGTCCGTTTCCTTTTTCAGTCTATCCTCATCCTAAATGATTCTTACCAAATCGGGAATCCTTTAGAACAGGAACCCTTTCATGAAATCGAAAATTCGTAACATTCTTCTTTTAACCGCGGTGATAGCGGCGGTTTCTTTGGGATGTATGTGCAGACTTCTCGCCGATTCGGCGGCTTGCGGAGGCAAGGAAATCCCCGGTATGAAATGTATTCCTTCCGGAGAATTCGTTCGAGGAAGCAACACACACGAATCGGATGAAAAACCCGAAGAGAAGGTTTATGTCAGCGACTTCTATATGGACACATACGAAGTCACGAACGAAGAATTCGACAAGTGCAAGAACGCCGGTAAATGTCAGGAATGTTTAAAAACAGGAAAGTGCAATTACATCGGACCACGTTATGGTAAACCGTATTTAGGATCGAAACAACCCGCCGCGGGAATCAGCTGGTACACCGCAAAGGAATTCTGCGAATGGGCGGGCAAACGTCTTCCCACCGAAGCAGAATGGGAAAAGGCCGCGAGAGGAACCAACGGAAATTTATATCCTTGGGGAAACGAACCCGCGACCTGCGAAAGAGCGATCATCGAAGTCGGAGACATCAAAGGATGTGTGGCCAAAAAAACGGAGAAACCTCATCTGATGCCGACCGCAAACGTCGGAACCAGAGCGCCCGGAGTGTACGGCTTGTATGATATGGCCGGAAATTCCTGGGAATGGACCGCCGATTGGTATTCCACTTCCTTCAAAACTTGCGGAGATTCTTGTAGAGGAAAAGATCCGAAAGGACCTTGTGACGGAAAAGATGTCTGTCCGGGCCATACGAAAAAGGTTTTAAAAAGCGGTTCCTGGTGGTGGCCCGCAAGTTATGCGAGAGGTTCCAAAAGAAGATCCCATATCCCAGAAAATTTTCCGGAATACCATCACTTCGGATTCCGTTGTGCAAAGGATGCAAACAAATAACATGTTCAACAATTCTAAATTAGGAATTTATTTTATTCTTACGTTTCTCGTTCTCGGACTTTCGTTCTGCTCTGGCTCTGAAAAGATCAAAGAAAGCCAAAGCCGCTCCGCGTTAAGCGAAGAGGATCTCGTTTCCAAACTCGGAATTCTCAAGGAAACCCCGCAAGAAGTCCTCATTCCCACCAAATGGGACGTAGGTGATACCACCGTATCCAACGAGGATCGTTTGGATCTTCTCATTCCTCACGTTCAAAACGTAGGAAACGCCTATGTGGGCGTGGGTTCGGAACAAAACCTTACGATCGCGGCTTGGGCGAAATCGGATTTCATTTATCTAATGGACTTCACTCAGATCGTAGTTCACGCAAACACGATCACGATTCTCTTTTTGAAAAAAGGGGAAAAGAAAGAGGACTTCATCCGTCTTTGGGGAAAGGAAGGAGAAAAGGAAGCGCTTGAATTGATTCAAACATCCCTTACCGATCCGGAAGTTTACAAGAAAGTTTACAAACAAGCTTCTCCGTTTATCCGCAAACGCCATAGAACCAATCTGATGCTTTCCAAAAAATACAATTACGGAATGTTTCAAACCGACGACGCGCAATACGCTTATATCCGCAAACTTGCTGTCGAGGGAAGAATTTTCCCGGTTCGAGGAAACCTACTCGGAAACACAACGTTAACCGGAATCGGAAACACTTTGAAAAAAGCCGGTCACAAAGTGGGAATTATCTACTTCAGCAACGCGGAAGAATACTTCGCGTATCCGCAAGAATTTAAGAATTCGATTTTGAATCTTCCGGTCGACGACAAGTCTCTTGTTGTAAGAACGATTTCCGTTCGCAGAGATCTTTTTCCTTGGTCTCCCGGTTCCGAAATTTCTACGGACAGAGGTTTTCACTATTGTGTTCAAAAAATTTCCAATTTCCAAAAATGGTTGGCGAGCAACAAACCCGGTCTTCGTTCCCTTCAAATCATGGTCGAAGGCGGAACCGTGGATAAGAAAAACGGAATCACCGTCGTAGACAAGGATCCGGTCGTAACTCCGGCGCCTGCGACTACAACGCCGTCCAATCAAACAAAACCGGCTACGACCACTCCGTAAGACCGATCCTATACAATCAAATTTGAATATACAAAAGCGGGCTTCAAGCCCGCTTTTCTTTTTTATAGCTCGCTTGCGAATTCTTAAAAAATACTTTACACTTCTCCGATGGCCGATTCACTCTGAATCGAATTTTGTATCATGAAGAATTCCGTAAAAGAAACGATCCTTTTACTCATTTCTCTTTCTATTTTCCTGATCTCGTTAAACAACAATCCGGAAATCGCCCGTCTCGCATTCAACGCGGACAATTTGTATCCCGCCATTTTGTATCAGGATTTAATCACGGACGGAAATCCGCTCTACGGTTGGAGCCTAACTCCTTCTCCGTTCGTTGTTCCGGACGTCGCGGTTTATTTTTTGATCCACGCCATAGTCCAAAATTCCCTTCTCAGCGTTTACGTTTCGTATGCCTTTCAGGCCTTGTTTTTGTTGTTTGCGGTTTCGTTTTTCCTAAACGCGGACCGAAAAACAAAGTCCGAAAAAGAGGACACAAATAGAATTATACTTTTTGTATATTCTATTTTTTTAATTTTATTCTCGGTATCTTCTTATTTTTTTCCCGTTTTGGGATTTGCCGCGCACGGAGGCGCGCTTTCGTTTTCTCTTCTTTGTTTCGGGACATGGAAACGTTTGTCGATTTTATCCGCAGAAGTTGGGGAGAATGGAAATTCAAATCCCAGCGGCGTTTTCGCAAAATCCCAATTCGTAAATTTTACGTTTTTGAAGCTCCTTTCAAACCCTAAGAAGAGAAACATTTTTTTTCTTTGGTTTCTGTTCGGAACAGCGCAGATTCTTTTGATCGTTTCCGATCCTTTGTTTCTTTTGTTCTTTAACGCGCCCTTCTTTCTTTTTTGTCTGGGAAAACTCAGAACAAATTTTAATCGATCCATGATTCAAGGTCTTGTCGTTTCCACTTTCTGCGCCCTACTCGGTTTGTATTTTTATCGAACCCTAACCAAATCCGATTTTGTTTTTATTCCAACCGGATACTATAGTGGAACTCCCTCTTGGAATTGGATTCAACCGATTCTCGTTACGCTTCGAACCCAACTTGCATCCTCCCCGTTTTCGTTTTTGTTTATATGGATCTCCTATCCGATCTTGACGTTCATGAAATTTTTTTTTGAAAAAAGAATGAAAGGCTCGAACGGAACTTCTTCCGATTCTTACGATCGATTTTCATTTTTGATCCTAAGCGTTTTTGTTTCCACGTTCGGGATCGTGGTAATCGGCAGTCTGAGCGGGATTTCCCAAAAAGACGGAATTCATCTTCGATATCTGTTGCCTCTTTTATTTTTTTGGATTCCAATTCTCGCAGATATTCTTTTCGGTTTAATGATGAATTATAAAAAAGGAATATTCATTTTTTGCAATATATTCTTTTTTATTTCTCTTTTGTTCATCTTGTTTCAAGGAAACTTAAACCCGACTTTCTACCGGGACGTTTTGGCCGCTTGTTTGGATCGGATTTCGGAAGAACCCGGAAACATTCGTCTCGGAAGAGGACTTGCGGACTTTTGGACTTCCAGAAGAATCCGTATTTTTTCCGAAACGAATCTGCGCGCGGACAACTATATGCCGGATTTACATCCGGAATATTGGGAGAATTCTTGGAGTTGGTTTACGAAAACTCCCGAACAGGAATACAACTTCGCGGTTCTTCCGGGATTGGATTTGAATATTCTAAAATATGAATTTGGTGAGCCCGCATTCGTTTCTTCTTGTGAAAATCATAAAATTCTAATCTGGAATGAGACATCACAGGAACGATTTAAAAATTTTCGAAAAAAGAAAATCGAAGAGATCGAACTTTGGCACAAACTTACGGGAAGAAGATATTCTTCACCTGAGCGACGTTAGTCTACCGCGCTTCGACTTTTTGACATAAGACTTCCATTCCATCTCGATTCCCCGTCGACGAAATCGGATCTAAAAATTCAAAACCGCATTCTTCTTTTTTTTTATTTTTAAAATCGAAAGAAGGGAACAAAGAACAAAATAAACATCCGTTTTCGGTAATTTTATTATTTACAATATTCAAGGAATCTAAGAAACCTTGAACCCCGAGAAATAGGAGAGTACATGGCAAATTACGTTGTTCGCGGCGGCGAACAGGAACTTCCCCCGCCTTATCAGATGAAGCAGGTGGAATTTTATTCTTTTTGCATAGAAGGAAACCGGAATGCGATTCAATCGATCGTAGATCGCGACTTAAACGGACCCGCAAACGGAAGCGCGCATTACTCTGCGTTCACCGATAAGTTATTTCTCGTATTCGCCAAACAACAATATCTCGTTCCCGGCAACGAATGCGGTTGGGTGGAGGAAACCGACGTGGGTTTTTGGATTCCTCTTTTTGCAAAAGACCCGCTTCGAATCCGTTTTTATCAGCCCTATCTTTTTGTGGACATTCCCACCGCGATGGCGACCGGAAGAGAAATATACGGTTTTCATAAAATTCAAGGCGATTTTCAAATGCCTTCTCTTCAAGTTCCTCCCGAATACTTTTCCGTGGATGCGATCACTCCTCGCGGCAAGGATCGTCAGGCGATTTCTCAACGAATGTTCACTCTTACTTGTCCACCCGGAGGTTCTCAAAAGAAAGAATCCTTTGATAATTTTTCCGCGATCGGAAACAAGTTTGCGGAGATTCTTTTTGGTGATCCTTCCAAGATTACGATTCCCGGCATGGGTCTTGTAGTCAATCTTCTCGACTTCTTATTTTCTCCCGAACTCGGAATGGTGTTTCTAAAACAATTCAGAGACGCGGCAAATCCGACTCAGGCTTGTTATCAAGCGATCGTGGAAGCGAGTAGCAACGTGACTCATTTTCGCAAGGGTGGTCTTCTCGAAGGGAATTACGTTTTGGATCTTTTGGACAATCCGTATTTCCCTTTTGTTTCCGATTTCGGCTTAAAAGGAACCTCGGTTCCGGTTCAGTTCGGAATTTGGTGTGATTTCGATTTCGACTTCTCACCCGGAAAGATCATCCATCAAAACACATGATAGTTTTAGAATATAAAAAGAATCGAAAGCGTTTTGCGCGTTTTTAAGAGAGTTAGGCGGGATTTTTATGGCGGATAAAAAGGAAAAGGTAGTCGTCCTCGGGGGCGGCTTGAGTTCTCTCGTTACGGTTTACGAAATCACATCCCAACCGGATTGGCAGAAAAAATACGATATAACGGTTTATCAATTGGGTTGGAGACTCGGCGGTAAATGTGCGAGCGGAAGAAACCAGGAAGTCCACAACAGAATCGAGGAACACGGTCTTCATATCTGGTTCGGCTTTTACGATCACGCCTTTCAACTCATTAAAAAGTGTTATGAGGAAATCGGAAGACCTCTCACTCATCCTTTGGCGACTTGGGAAGAAGCGTTTAAACCCGCGAACTTTTTCGTATTGGAGGAAAACGTAAAAGGAAATTATCAACCTTGGCCGATCTCGTTTCCGATGAACGATAAGATTCCGGGAGATACGTTGGAACTTCCCGATCCGAAAACGTATCCGTCGATGATTCTCGACTACGTGAACGAATACTATAAAAAGAATCAGAAATATATTTTTCCCGAAAACGAACATCAAAACGAAAACAATCAAAGCATCTGGAAGCAAATCGTGGAATGGGTTGAGGACACCGTGGAAGACATCGGTCTGGATCTGGTGGGCAAATGCATTCTCACGTTAAAAAGAATTTTGGACAAACTGAGCGGCGACTTTCCTCACGATCGATTTTTGAAAATCGCGGATGAGTTCGCAAAACATCTCTGGAAATTAGTCGAGAACAAGATCGAATCCAATACCGAAGCGAGAAGGTTTTGGATTCTCATCGACTTCAGTCTTGCCAACATCAAAGGTATGATCGAAGACAAGGTTTTCGAAAAAGGTTTCGAGAGTATCGACGACTACGACTATAGAGAATGGTTGAGACGTCACGGTGCGAGCGAACTTACGATCAATTCCGCGATCGTTCAAGCGATCTACGGCCTTGTGTTCGGCGGCGTAGACCAATATACGTTTGCGGCCGGTACTGCTCTTAAGGGTGCGCTTCGAATGGTATTCACATACAAGGGTGCAGTCGCTTATAGAATGCAGGCGGGTATGGGAGACACCATTCTCACTCCGATCTATGAGATCCTGAAAAAACGGGGAGTGAACATAAAATTCTTTCATAGAGTGAGGGAAGTGATTCCCGGAACCTCGGACGGAAAACCGTGTATTCAGTCCATCAAAATCGGAAAACAGGTGAACTTAAAGAAAGATGAATATTCTCCCCTGATCGACGTGAAGGGTCTCGGTTGTTGGCCGAGCGAACCTCTCTACGATCAGATTGTGGAAGGAGAAACATTAAAAAAAGATCATATAGATCTCGAGAACTATTGGTCCGATTGGAAGGATCGGGAAGAAGTCCATCTCGAATACGGAAAGGATTTCGATCGGGTCGTGTTCGGAATTTCAATAGGCGGGATTCCGTTCGTATGTCCTCAAATCCTAAAAGAAAACAAACAATGGAAGGACATGACCGAAGCGATCACAACGTGTTTGACGGACGCATTCCAACTTTGGATGTATCCCGATATCGCCGGTCTCGGATGGAAGTATTGGAAGAACGAACCTCCGATTCTCGGATCGTATGTGGAACCTTTCGATACTTGGTGCGACATGACCCATCTCATCGCAAGAGAATCCTGGCCGGACGATCTTTGGCCGAATCATCTCGCGTATTTCTGCGGACCTTCTCCTTCGGGAATCACAC is a window encoding:
- a CDS encoding formylglycine-generating enzyme family protein, encoding MKSKIRNILLLTAVIAAVSLGCMCRLLADSAACGGKEIPGMKCIPSGEFVRGSNTHESDEKPEEKVYVSDFYMDTYEVTNEEFDKCKNAGKCQECLKTGKCNYIGPRYGKPYLGSKQPAAGISWYTAKEFCEWAGKRLPTEAEWEKAARGTNGNLYPWGNEPATCERAIIEVGDIKGCVAKKTEKPHLMPTANVGTRAPGVYGLYDMAGNSWEWTADWYSTSFKTCGDSCRGKDPKGPCDGKDVCPGHTKKVLKSGSWWWPASYARGSKRRSHIPENFPEYHHFGFRCAKDANK
- a CDS encoding NAD(P)-binding protein — its product is MADKKEKVVVLGGGLSSLVTVYEITSQPDWQKKYDITVYQLGWRLGGKCASGRNQEVHNRIEEHGLHIWFGFYDHAFQLIKKCYEEIGRPLTHPLATWEEAFKPANFFVLEENVKGNYQPWPISFPMNDKIPGDTLELPDPKTYPSMILDYVNEYYKKNQKYIFPENEHQNENNQSIWKQIVEWVEDTVEDIGLDLVGKCILTLKRILDKLSGDFPHDRFLKIADEFAKHLWKLVENKIESNTEARRFWILIDFSLANIKGMIEDKVFEKGFESIDDYDYREWLRRHGASELTINSAIVQAIYGLVFGGVDQYTFAAGTALKGALRMVFTYKGAVAYRMQAGMGDTILTPIYEILKKRGVNIKFFHRVREVIPGTSDGKPCIQSIKIGKQVNLKKDEYSPLIDVKGLGCWPSEPLYDQIVEGETLKKDHIDLENYWSDWKDREEVHLEYGKDFDRVVFGISIGGIPFVCPQILKENKQWKDMTEAITTCLTDAFQLWMYPDIAGLGWKYWKNEPPILGSYVEPFDTWCDMTHLIARESWPDDLWPNHLAYFCGPSPSGITPKNPLANPDIPAEMKKLKERVVKFLDQDAKGLWPATTPNGKSTGFNWNLLIDQNKTALGERRIDSQYVRLNIQPTERYVLSVKGSTKYRLPAGANGYSNLVITGDWIQNSVLNAGCVESTVVSGIEAAQCFL
- a CDS encoding LIC_10091 family lipoprotein; this encodes MFNNSKLGIYFILTFLVLGLSFCSGSEKIKESQSRSALSEEDLVSKLGILKETPQEVLIPTKWDVGDTTVSNEDRLDLLIPHVQNVGNAYVGVGSEQNLTIAAWAKSDFIYLMDFTQIVVHANTITILFLKKGEKKEDFIRLWGKEGEKEALELIQTSLTDPEVYKKVYKQASPFIRKRHRTNLMLSKKYNYGMFQTDDAQYAYIRKLAVEGRIFPVRGNLLGNTTLTGIGNTLKKAGHKVGIIYFSNAEEYFAYPQEFKNSILNLPVDDKSLVVRTISVRRDLFPWSPGSEISTDRGFHYCVQKISNFQKWLASNKPGLRSLQIMVEGGTVDKKNGITVVDKDPVVTPAPATTTPSNQTKPATTTP